One segment of Anatilimnocola aggregata DNA contains the following:
- a CDS encoding lipid-binding SYLF domain-containing protein, translating to MRNRRHWMVAVLGLVAWGALATGSGSFAQAADEQRIVEQATASLHETMTLSVKRIPESLLEDAEAVAIIPNVIKVGLVAGVQRGRGVVLIRDQERHFGLPRFVSITGGSVGWQIGAQSTDFVLVFKSKKSVAGLLEGKFTIGADAAAAAGPVGRRAGAGTDLELKAEIYSYSRSRGLFAGVSLDGSVIQLEPQMEMNFYRPGPGGMPTPAPEAAVKLLETLSKYTSAADHVVAAEGAPLLPVDPTQRIEAVRGELARSVAQLNTIVDESWKRYLAMPAEVYEAGKAPTPEALAVTLQRFDAVARDPQYRRLNERLEFRATLELLHEYSATLSEVGHGKLSLPPPPAAIQLPLQR from the coding sequence ATGCGGAATCGTCGTCATTGGATGGTGGCTGTCCTGGGCCTGGTTGCTTGGGGCGCGTTGGCAACTGGCAGCGGCTCGTTCGCCCAGGCGGCAGATGAACAAAGAATCGTCGAGCAGGCGACTGCTTCGCTGCATGAGACGATGACTCTTTCCGTCAAGCGCATTCCCGAATCGCTGCTCGAAGATGCCGAGGCTGTGGCGATCATTCCGAACGTGATTAAGGTTGGTCTCGTCGCCGGCGTACAACGCGGCCGCGGCGTGGTCCTCATTCGCGATCAGGAACGTCACTTCGGCCTGCCGCGATTTGTTTCCATCACGGGCGGAAGCGTGGGCTGGCAAATTGGTGCCCAGTCGACCGACTTCGTGCTGGTTTTCAAGTCGAAGAAAAGTGTGGCCGGTTTGCTCGAAGGAAAGTTCACCATCGGTGCTGATGCCGCCGCAGCAGCGGGGCCCGTTGGTCGCCGCGCGGGGGCAGGAACCGATTTGGAATTGAAAGCCGAGATCTATTCATACTCGCGCAGTCGCGGGCTGTTTGCGGGAGTCTCGCTCGATGGTTCCGTGATTCAACTCGAACCGCAAATGGAAATGAACTTCTACCGCCCTGGTCCCGGCGGCATGCCCACACCAGCCCCCGAGGCTGCCGTGAAGTTGCTCGAGACGCTCAGTAAGTACACTTCGGCTGCCGATCATGTGGTTGCCGCGGAAGGCGCGCCGCTGCTGCCCGTCGATCCGACGCAGCGGATTGAGGCGGTTCGTGGTGAACTGGCCCGTTCGGTCGCACAATTGAATACGATTGTCGATGAATCGTGGAAGCGGTATCTCGCCATGCCAGCCGAAGTTTACGAAGCGGGTAAAGCCCCAACTCCGGAAGCGCTCGCGGTCACCCTGCAGCGGTTCGATGCCGTGGCTCGCGACCCGCAATATCGCCGACTAAACGAACGGCTTGAGTTTCGCGCTACGCTCGAACTGTTGCACGAATACTCCGCCACTCTAAGCGAAGTGGGACACGGCAAGCTTTCGTTGCCACCGCCCCCCGCCGCAATTCAGTTGCCTTTGCAGCGGTAA